A part of Thermocrinis albus DSM 14484 genomic DNA contains:
- a CDS encoding DNA gyrase/topoisomerase IV subunit A, with the protein MDIIEVPIEEEVRQSYIDYAMSVIVGRAIPDVRDGLKPVQRRILYAMYDMGLFPEKPFVKSARIVGTVLGYYHPHGDQAVYDALVRMAQDFNMNYPLIVGQGNFGSVDGDPPAAMRYTEAKLSRYALLLLEDIDKETVDFVPNFDGSTREPAVLPSKFPNLLCNGTAGIAVGLATSIPPHNLSEVCKAVIELAKNPHMTTQEIMRIIKGPDFPTGGIVENYQELLEFYEKGRGQVRIRAKAHVEKVAGGREQIVVTEIPYQVNKAELIKRIAELVRDGRLKEISDIRDESDKEGIRIVIELKRDASGEKVLEKLYKLTALRKNFPINFVVLIDGEPRQVGIKTLLQEFIRHRLEVILRRSRYLLRKAEERLHLVEGLLKALANLDGVIADIRSSEDVHQAREKLTKKYGLTPLQAEAVLDMRLQRLTSLERNKLEEEERGLRQKVEYYRRVIGSEDERVRILIEEMEELIRTLPSVRRTFVEGLEGEDKTGSITVVIYQNGRILPVTSMEEGVVVNILEVPYDDGLFLVSSKGRVYWIGGSQALQGSRIDLKEQGEYVVGAFVRSQASDRLVLATAMGYIKKIPLVDFEYRAQGMPIIKLAEGDEIVRLLQSPEEGDLLLYTHRGRVLRFPVKDVPPAGVGSKGVVGIKLEDKDRVVGVKAILGAKYILVITEDGKVKKVSSQEIPVRSRGSKGINVLFSSRERLADVVPMGEVVNVMVATLSGKVFYDKLEEKELPLGRVDGPAKKRWDIGEDRIHKVITYRV; encoded by the coding sequence ATGGACATAATAGAGGTACCCATAGAAGAGGAAGTACGCCAGTCCTACATAGACTACGCTATGTCCGTCATAGTGGGTAGGGCCATCCCCGACGTGAGGGATGGTCTTAAACCCGTTCAGAGAAGGATACTTTACGCCATGTACGATATGGGTCTCTTTCCTGAAAAACCTTTTGTAAAAAGTGCCCGTATAGTGGGTACCGTGTTGGGTTATTATCATCCTCACGGTGATCAAGCTGTGTACGATGCTCTTGTCAGAATGGCTCAAGACTTCAACATGAACTATCCCCTCATAGTGGGACAGGGTAACTTTGGATCGGTGGACGGAGACCCACCAGCCGCTATGAGATATACGGAGGCAAAACTTTCCCGGTATGCTCTCCTCCTGTTGGAGGACATAGACAAAGAAACGGTGGATTTCGTTCCCAACTTCGATGGTTCCACAAGAGAACCAGCCGTTTTACCTTCCAAGTTCCCCAACTTACTCTGTAACGGTACGGCGGGTATAGCGGTAGGTCTGGCCACTTCCATACCTCCCCATAACCTGTCTGAGGTATGCAAAGCTGTTATAGAGTTGGCCAAAAACCCCCACATGACCACCCAAGAGATAATGCGCATCATAAAGGGACCTGACTTTCCTACAGGGGGTATAGTGGAGAACTACCAGGAACTTTTGGAGTTTTACGAAAAGGGAAGAGGACAGGTTAGGATAAGGGCCAAGGCTCACGTGGAGAAAGTAGCGGGGGGAAGGGAACAGATAGTGGTGACGGAAATACCTTACCAAGTCAACAAAGCTGAGCTTATAAAGAGGATAGCGGAGCTGGTGAGGGACGGGCGTCTCAAGGAGATCTCCGACATAAGGGACGAGTCTGACAAGGAAGGTATAAGGATAGTGATAGAGCTCAAGAGGGATGCTAGCGGCGAGAAGGTGTTGGAGAAACTCTACAAACTCACAGCCCTTCGCAAGAACTTTCCGATAAACTTCGTAGTTCTCATAGACGGTGAACCAAGACAGGTGGGTATAAAGACTCTTCTTCAGGAGTTCATACGTCACAGGTTGGAGGTGATCCTAAGAAGGTCACGTTATCTCTTACGTAAAGCGGAGGAAAGACTCCACTTAGTGGAAGGTCTTCTGAAAGCCCTCGCTAACCTGGATGGTGTTATAGCAGATATAAGATCTTCGGAGGATGTTCATCAGGCTCGTGAGAAACTCACCAAAAAGTACGGTCTTACCCCACTGCAGGCAGAAGCTGTTTTGGACATGAGGCTCCAAAGATTGACCTCCTTAGAGAGAAACAAACTGGAAGAGGAGGAGAGGGGGTTACGCCAGAAGGTGGAATACTACAGGCGCGTCATAGGGAGTGAGGACGAAAGGGTGAGGATACTTATAGAGGAGATGGAGGAACTGATAAGGACCCTTCCTTCGGTACGCAGAACTTTTGTGGAGGGTCTGGAGGGAGAAGATAAGACAGGTTCCATAACGGTGGTCATCTACCAAAACGGCAGGATTCTACCTGTCACCTCCATGGAAGAGGGAGTAGTGGTAAACATACTGGAAGTGCCCTACGACGACGGTCTCTTTCTGGTTTCCAGCAAGGGTAGAGTTTACTGGATAGGAGGTTCTCAGGCCCTTCAGGGTAGTAGGATAGATCTAAAGGAACAGGGAGAGTACGTGGTAGGTGCCTTTGTAAGATCCCAGGCCAGTGACAGGTTGGTACTGGCTACAGCCATGGGATACATCAAGAAGATTCCCCTCGTAGACTTTGAGTACCGAGCTCAGGGGATGCCCATAATAAAACTAGCGGAAGGTGATGAGATAGTTCGCCTCCTTCAATCACCCGAAGAGGGTGACCTGCTTCTTTACACACACCGGGGTAGGGTCCTCAGATTTCCTGTGAAGGATGTTCCACCCGCCGGTGTAGGCTCTAAGGGTGTGGTGGGTATAAAGCTGGAGGATAAGGATCGTGTGGTGGGTGTGAAGGCGATACTAGGTGCTAAGTATATACTCGTCATCACTGAGGATGGAAAAGTTAAGAAAGTGTCTTCTCAGGAGATTCCGGTAAGGAGCCGTGGTTCGAAGGGGATCAACGTGCTCTTCTCTTCCAGAGAGAGGTTGGCGGATGTAGTACCTATGGGAGAGGTAGTTAACGTAATGGTGGCTACTCTTTCAGGTAAGGTGTTTTACGATAAGCTGGAGGAGAAGGAACTACCCCTCGGTAGAGTGGACGGCCCTGCCAAAAAGAGATGGGACATAGGAGAGGACAGGATACACAAAGTGATCACATATCGGGTGTAA
- a CDS encoding bifunctional 3,4-dihydroxy-2-butanone-4-phosphate synthase/GTP cyclohydrolase II, which yields MSEFKFNTIEEALEDIREGKMVIVVDDPDRENEGDLVMAAEKVTPEAINFMAKYGRGLICLALNPQRCDELDLHPMTMRNTDPKGTYFCVSIDAHPKYGTTTGISAYDRAITIKLAVSPDAKPSDFIRPGHVFPLRARPGGVLERAGHTEAAVDLARLAGLYPAGVICEIMKDDGTMARLEDLMEFAKRFGLKIITIADLIRYRLKREKLVVREASANLPTRYGLFKIHAYRHVLTGEEQVALTMGEWREDEPVLVRVHSECLTGDVFRSLRCDCRSQLEAALTQIAEEGKGVLVYIMGHEGRGIGIVNKIKAYALQDQGYDTVEANEKLGYPADLRDYGVGAQILLDLGVRKMKLLTNNPRKIVALEGYGLEVVERVPLRVEACQYNVKYLQTKKEKLGHIL from the coding sequence ATGAGTGAATTCAAGTTCAACACCATAGAGGAGGCCCTTGAGGACATAAGGGAAGGCAAGATGGTGATAGTGGTAGACGATCCTGATAGAGAAAACGAAGGCGATCTTGTTATGGCTGCTGAGAAGGTCACACCCGAAGCCATCAACTTTATGGCCAAGTATGGTAGGGGCCTCATATGTTTGGCGCTTAACCCCCAAAGGTGTGACGAGCTGGACCTCCATCCCATGACAATGAGGAACACCGATCCGAAAGGAACCTACTTCTGTGTGTCTATAGACGCTCACCCTAAGTACGGTACCACTACGGGAATATCCGCCTACGACCGGGCCATAACCATAAAGCTGGCTGTAAGCCCCGATGCCAAACCTTCCGACTTTATCAGACCAGGACATGTTTTCCCTCTCAGGGCAAGGCCGGGGGGTGTTCTGGAGAGAGCAGGGCATACGGAAGCAGCTGTAGATTTAGCCAGACTGGCAGGCCTTTACCCGGCAGGAGTCATCTGTGAGATTATGAAGGATGACGGTACTATGGCCAGGTTAGAGGACCTTATGGAGTTCGCTAAAAGGTTTGGGCTCAAAATCATCACCATAGCGGATCTTATAAGGTACAGACTGAAGAGAGAGAAGTTGGTGGTGCGTGAAGCCTCTGCCAATCTTCCCACACGCTACGGCCTCTTTAAGATACACGCTTACAGGCACGTACTCACGGGAGAGGAGCAGGTGGCTCTCACCATGGGAGAGTGGAGAGAGGACGAACCTGTGCTGGTGAGGGTACACTCCGAGTGTCTCACAGGAGATGTGTTCAGATCCCTGCGGTGTGACTGTAGGTCCCAACTGGAAGCAGCCCTCACCCAGATAGCGGAGGAAGGGAAGGGTGTTTTGGTTTACATAATGGGTCACGAGGGAAGGGGTATAGGCATCGTCAACAAGATAAAGGCTTACGCTCTTCAGGATCAGGGATACGACACTGTAGAAGCCAACGAAAAGCTGGGATACCCAGCCGATCTGAGGGATTACGGAGTGGGTGCCCAGATACTGCTGGATCTGGGTGTCCGTAAGATGAAACTCCTCACCAACAACCCCAGAAAGATAGTGGCGCTGGAGGGTTACGGCTTAGAGGTGGTGGAGAGGGTTCCGCTACGGGTGGAAGCTTGTCAGTACAATGTAAAATATCTACAGACAAAGAAGGAGAAGTTGGGTCATATACTCTGA
- the folE gene encoding GTP cyclohydrolase I FolE, with protein MGIDREKIKQAVRLFLEGIGEDPDREGLKETPDRIARMWEEFERQREFNFKLFEEFGQYNEMVVVKDITIYSFCEHHLLPFFGKAHVAYVPDRVVCGLSKLVRTVKAFALRPQVQERLTAQIADFLMEQLKPKGVAVVLECEHLCMSMRGVMSPGHITTTSALRGIFLSDIRTREEFLKLIGKKL; from the coding sequence ATGGGTATAGATAGGGAAAAGATCAAGCAAGCTGTACGCCTCTTTCTGGAAGGTATAGGAGAAGATCCTGACCGAGAGGGACTGAAGGAGACACCTGACCGCATAGCACGTATGTGGGAGGAGTTTGAAAGACAGAGAGAGTTCAACTTTAAGCTTTTTGAGGAGTTTGGCCAGTACAACGAGATGGTAGTGGTAAAAGACATAACCATATACAGCTTTTGCGAACATCACCTCCTTCCCTTCTTTGGGAAAGCTCACGTGGCTTACGTACCTGATAGGGTGGTGTGTGGACTTTCTAAATTGGTGAGGACAGTTAAGGCCTTTGCCCTAAGACCCCAGGTCCAGGAGAGGCTGACAGCTCAGATAGCTGACTTTCTGATGGAACAGCTAAAGCCCAAAGGTGTGGCTGTGGTTTTAGAATGTGAACACCTGTGTATGTCCATGAGGGGTGTAATGTCACCAGGACATATAACCACCACCTCCGCCCTCAGGGGTATATTCCTGTCCGATATCAGAACAAGGGAGGAGTTTCTTAAGCTGATAGGCAAGAAGCTATGA
- a CDS encoding ABC transporter ATP-binding protein has translation MSNVKWLLFRFKKHWVLLLLALLGSLFESVGVAGVSLLVKRLVDGVFLMKSFWKLVQTVGYLYLLVLLGQLGNFMVSYFTGLMAEREVREIREQAFEKLMGSHYLYVKGISIGDVLTRLLSDLRLYRDLVGSYAVKLFRDPFTVILLLAVLFYRDWRLTLLLALFLPVMFFSIRYFGGKKDKHTKKLQEDTADAASGIKESLRGVETIKAFMAEKVMIGWFQQQSRKLYERSIKLVLYSSWNTVFNYLFGYTVVSLLIFYGGYMVVKGYMTPGDFISYLTALVMLQKPLMEVQKGFTEVRGSISVVSRLREVLNLPQERDEGYLFRGLKEEIRIEDLRVKLGDEDILRHITLRIKAGQKVGIIGSTGSGKSTFLRTLAGFVPYMGKILLDGVDLSLFKPSSFRSNIGFLTQESFVLSGSVRDNLLIAKRDATEEEMWRALRMALCDFVTDLDEKVGEGGRDLSGGEKQRLALARLFLKEPSIIFLDEPTSALDTVTEQQVLKNILMAFPKATVFMVAHRPSSLSICDRVLVMEDGQIVFDGDVTSALNFFTSRR, from the coding sequence ATGAGTAATGTCAAGTGGCTCCTCTTCCGCTTTAAAAAGCACTGGGTACTTTTACTGCTAGCTCTATTGGGATCCCTTTTTGAGTCTGTGGGTGTTGCAGGTGTGAGCCTTTTGGTGAAAAGACTTGTGGACGGCGTTTTTCTTATGAAGAGTTTTTGGAAACTGGTTCAGACGGTAGGTTACCTGTATCTTCTGGTTCTCCTGGGACAGTTGGGCAACTTTATGGTTTCCTACTTTACGGGCCTTATGGCAGAGAGGGAGGTGAGAGAGATAAGAGAGCAAGCTTTTGAAAAACTTATGGGTTCTCACTACCTTTACGTGAAGGGCATCTCCATAGGTGATGTTCTGACGAGACTTTTGTCGGACCTGCGCCTCTACAGAGATCTGGTGGGATCTTATGCAGTCAAGCTGTTCAGAGATCCTTTCACAGTGATCCTTCTCTTGGCGGTGCTCTTTTACAGGGACTGGCGCCTCACTTTACTTTTGGCCCTTTTTCTACCTGTCATGTTCTTCTCCATCCGTTATTTTGGGGGAAAGAAGGACAAGCACACCAAGAAACTGCAGGAAGACACCGCAGATGCAGCCTCAGGTATAAAAGAAAGCCTGAGGGGTGTGGAGACTATAAAGGCCTTCATGGCAGAGAAGGTGATGATAGGGTGGTTTCAGCAACAGAGCCGGAAACTCTACGAGAGGAGCATAAAGCTTGTCCTTTACTCTTCGTGGAACACCGTCTTCAACTACCTTTTTGGTTACACGGTGGTGTCCCTTCTTATCTTTTACGGAGGTTACATGGTGGTCAAAGGCTACATGACGCCCGGTGATTTTATCTCTTACCTAACCGCTTTGGTGATGCTTCAAAAACCCCTTATGGAGGTGCAAAAGGGTTTTACAGAAGTGAGGGGAAGTATATCTGTCGTTTCCCGCTTGAGGGAGGTACTAAACTTACCTCAGGAGAGGGACGAAGGTTACCTCTTCCGTGGCCTGAAGGAAGAGATACGGATAGAGGACCTGAGGGTAAAGCTGGGAGATGAGGACATACTGCGCCACATTACTCTAAGGATAAAGGCAGGACAGAAGGTGGGTATAATAGGATCTACAGGAAGTGGAAAGAGCACTTTCCTGCGCACTTTGGCAGGCTTTGTGCCTTACATGGGAAAGATCCTCTTGGACGGTGTAGATTTGAGCCTCTTCAAACCTTCTTCCTTCAGAAGTAATATAGGTTTCCTCACCCAGGAAAGTTTTGTCCTCTCAGGGAGTGTGAGGGATAACCTGCTGATAGCCAAAAGAGATGCTACCGAAGAGGAGATGTGGAGAGCTCTCCGTATGGCTCTGTGCGATTTCGTAACAGACCTAGATGAGAAGGTAGGTGAGGGAGGAAGGGACCTTTCTGGAGGTGAGAAACAGAGGCTTGCTCTGGCACGCCTGTTCCTAAAAGAGCCCAGCATCATATTTTTGGATGAACCTACCTCCGCTCTGGACACTGTGACAGAACAGCAGGTGTTGAAAAACATACTGATGGCCTTTCCCAAAGCCACCGTGTTCATGGTGGCTCACAGACCTTCCAGCCTCAGCATATGTGACCGTGTTCTGGTGATGGAAGATGGTCAGATAGTCTTTGACGGTGATGTTACTTCTGCTCTTAACTTCTTCACAAGCCGTAGATAG
- a CDS encoding DUF503 domain-containing protein has product MVVGVLMVELFMPENSSLKEKRYYMRSIKDRLRNQFNVSVAEIDHQDKWQRSSIAVVCAGSEYSYVQETLGKVRNFLDRNFPELIMSFKDKYLTPDM; this is encoded by the coding sequence ATGGTGGTTGGGGTGCTGATGGTGGAACTTTTTATGCCGGAGAACTCTTCCCTCAAAGAGAAACGCTACTATATGAGATCAATAAAGGACAGACTCAGGAACCAGTTTAACGTAAGTGTGGCAGAGATAGATCATCAGGACAAGTGGCAGAGATCCAGTATAGCGGTTGTGTGTGCAGGATCTGAGTACTCTTACGTTCAAGAAACTTTGGGAAAGGTGAGGAACTTTCTAGACAGGAACTTTCCAGAACTCATCATGAGTTTTAAGGATAAGTACCTTACACCCGATATGTGA
- a CDS encoding NAD+ synthase produces MYINVALAQINPLVGDPENNTQLIMERWQKVDDKAHLVVFPELSISGYPPEDLLLRWEFVKGCEKALNKLVEFSKSMKSVCVVGTPYWNGDLYNALVILQGGKVLGIYRKKHLPNYSVFDEKRYFRGGEEPLLMEIDGVVLGFSVCEDIWHPDGWERYYATAGADILININASPYHMGKYAFKEAFLKARAEDNLCYVVYVNSVGGQDELVFDGRSLVIDPEGNVIARCKAFEEDLKVVSLDVLKGRRRRLVDVRLRERPFVREKPLTHTDGRTLPYVEGTVEHSLEGEEELYRAVVLSIKEYVEKNGFRKVVVGLSGGIDSSLVACMAVDALGEERVVGVFMPSVFTSEESRQAVYQLVKNLRIQLLEFPIEGIMNSYKSMMGWDDITVAEENLQSRIRANILFYLSNRYGYLVLSTSNKSELATGYGTIYGDMAGGFAPLKDLYKTYVYRLAYYRNRVKEDIPSFVLTRPPTAELRPHQKDEDTLPPYPVLDKILFHYIEEGLSVEEIVRRGFERELVCKVVKMIKSAEYKRKQSPLGPKLTSRAFGKDWRVPITNGWRDSCG; encoded by the coding sequence ATGTATATCAACGTTGCCTTAGCCCAGATAAACCCTTTGGTGGGAGATCCTGAAAACAACACACAGCTCATTATGGAAAGATGGCAGAAAGTAGATGATAAGGCACACCTGGTGGTTTTTCCTGAGCTTTCCATCAGCGGATACCCTCCAGAGGATCTTCTACTCAGATGGGAGTTCGTAAAAGGGTGTGAGAAGGCCCTCAACAAGCTGGTGGAGTTTTCTAAAAGTATGAAGTCTGTATGTGTGGTGGGAACTCCTTACTGGAACGGTGACCTTTACAACGCTTTAGTAATTTTACAGGGTGGGAAAGTTCTCGGGATTTACAGAAAAAAGCATCTTCCCAACTACTCTGTCTTTGACGAAAAGCGTTACTTTCGTGGAGGAGAAGAACCTCTTCTTATGGAGATAGATGGTGTAGTTCTGGGGTTCTCGGTATGTGAAGATATATGGCATCCGGATGGATGGGAACGCTATTACGCCACAGCAGGAGCTGATATCTTGATCAACATAAACGCTTCTCCTTATCACATGGGTAAGTATGCCTTTAAGGAAGCTTTCCTTAAGGCACGTGCTGAGGATAACCTCTGCTATGTGGTTTACGTTAACAGCGTGGGTGGGCAGGATGAACTGGTCTTTGATGGCAGGAGTCTGGTTATAGATCCTGAGGGAAACGTAATTGCCCGTTGCAAAGCCTTCGAGGAGGATCTTAAGGTAGTCAGTTTGGACGTGCTTAAAGGGAGAAGAAGAAGGCTGGTGGATGTACGCCTTAGAGAGAGGCCTTTTGTAAGGGAGAAACCTTTGACTCACACCGACGGGAGAACTTTACCTTATGTGGAAGGCACAGTGGAACACTCTTTGGAGGGTGAGGAAGAACTGTATCGGGCGGTGGTGCTTTCCATAAAGGAGTATGTGGAGAAGAACGGGTTCAGAAAAGTGGTAGTAGGTCTATCGGGGGGAATTGACTCTTCTCTGGTGGCCTGTATGGCTGTAGACGCTTTAGGGGAGGAGAGGGTGGTGGGGGTTTTCATGCCATCTGTTTTCACTTCTGAAGAGAGCAGACAGGCTGTCTACCAACTGGTGAAAAACTTGAGGATACAGTTGCTGGAGTTTCCTATAGAGGGGATTATGAACTCTTACAAAAGCATGATGGGATGGGATGATATAACTGTGGCGGAGGAAAACCTCCAGTCTAGGATAAGGGCCAACATACTCTTTTATCTCTCCAACCGTTACGGTTACCTGGTTCTCTCTACCTCCAACAAGAGTGAGCTGGCCACAGGGTACGGCACCATATACGGTGACATGGCGGGTGGATTTGCACCCTTGAAAGACCTTTACAAAACCTACGTGTACCGTTTAGCCTATTACAGAAACCGTGTGAAGGAGGACATACCGTCCTTTGTTTTGACGAGACCACCAACGGCGGAGCTTCGTCCCCATCAAAAGGACGAGGACACGCTCCCTCCTTATCCTGTTCTAGATAAGATTCTCTTTCACTACATAGAGGAAGGGCTTTCGGTGGAAGAGATAGTAAGAAGAGGTTTTGAGAGGGAGCTGGTGTGCAAGGTGGTGAAGATGATAAAATCTGCCGAGTACAAGAGGAAGCAAAGTCCTCTGGGACCAAAACTTACATCTCGGGCTTTTGGAAAAGACTGGCGCGTGCCTATAACCAACGGATGGAGGGACTCATGTGGTTGA
- a CDS encoding FAD-dependent oxidoreductase, translated as MKVLIVGGGILGLSSGLLLSLEGLRVSVVTRNPQEATSWVAGGMLAPFSEGLEGDLLEFSYRSLREYPQFLHLVEDVSGQKVYAQMDGIFRVVLEDEDHLIVKAQEYASRGYRTYVMEPHGELSKKVKALILYQEEGCVDAENLMDALLLSTYRTGIPIQVDEITRVELQDGEVKKVDGIKGSYEADFYVFCTGVWTKELFPLPIFPVKGQAIKVKEVSVERVHYSRLSYIIPRNRYLYIGATSEVGVLDHGNTLEGLHQLTEGAISILPALAKAKLLSTLYGYRPATPDEKPVFLWGKNFLLATGHHRNGILQAPITAQIVRNYITRGEVDPFMKVFDGNRFEVK; from the coding sequence ATGAAAGTACTGATCGTAGGCGGAGGAATACTGGGTCTCAGCAGTGGTCTCCTCCTTTCCTTAGAGGGCCTGAGGGTGAGTGTAGTGACGAGAAATCCCCAAGAGGCCACCTCTTGGGTTGCAGGCGGCATGCTGGCACCTTTTTCAGAAGGTTTGGAAGGAGATCTCTTGGAGTTTTCTTACAGAAGCCTGAGAGAGTATCCTCAGTTCCTTCACTTAGTGGAGGATGTATCAGGACAGAAGGTATACGCTCAGATGGACGGCATCTTCAGAGTGGTGCTAGAAGATGAGGATCACCTTATAGTAAAGGCACAAGAGTATGCCAGCAGAGGCTACAGAACCTATGTGATGGAACCTCACGGTGAGTTAAGCAAAAAGGTTAAAGCTCTGATCCTCTACCAAGAGGAAGGATGTGTAGATGCAGAGAACCTGATGGATGCCCTCCTTCTGTCTACCTATAGGACCGGTATACCCATACAGGTGGACGAGATAACCAGAGTGGAACTTCAGGACGGTGAGGTGAAGAAGGTGGATGGTATAAAAGGTTCTTACGAAGCGGACTTTTACGTGTTCTGCACAGGTGTATGGACCAAGGAACTCTTTCCCTTGCCCATTTTTCCCGTAAAGGGTCAGGCCATCAAGGTGAAGGAGGTTTCCGTAGAAAGGGTTCATTACTCTCGCTTGTCCTACATAATACCCAGAAACAGATACCTTTACATAGGAGCAACATCAGAGGTAGGAGTTTTGGATCACGGCAACACACTAGAAGGACTGCACCAGCTTACCGAAGGAGCCATCAGCATCCTTCCGGCCTTGGCTAAGGCCAAGTTGTTGTCTACTCTATACGGTTACAGACCGGCCACACCTGACGAAAAACCTGTATTTCTGTGGGGGAAAAACTTCTTGCTGGCAACAGGTCACCACAGGAACGGTATACTACAGGCACCTATAACCGCCCAGATAGTGCGTAACTATATAACACGCGGAGAAGTGGATCCTTTTATGAAGGTCTTTGATGGTAATCGCTTTGAAGTAAAATAG
- a CDS encoding LpxI family protein, with protein sequence MKICLIAGSGSLPYIFLKSAQEKGEEVFVVGVRHVTDIQAHETLPLGKVGSLVKTLERRGIKHIVMLGKFEHKLLFSHLLTLDELAVRILRKSPDKRPQTLIKTMMQELESMGFQFLDPRPYLEDILAPSGVINRVRPSDSAMEDGLFGMPIAKALADMDVGQTIVVKEKSVVSVEAMEGTQETIERAGRIGGKGCRVIKVARKNQDFRIDVPTVGPQTLELMRKIKADALFLEANKVYMVDKEKMLRLADKWGIAIYGL encoded by the coding sequence ATGAAAATATGCCTCATAGCTGGCAGTGGTTCTCTACCTTACATCTTCCTAAAGTCTGCTCAAGAGAAGGGGGAAGAGGTCTTCGTGGTGGGTGTCAGACATGTTACCGACATACAGGCCCACGAGACACTACCTCTCGGTAAGGTGGGGAGCCTGGTTAAAACTTTGGAAAGGAGAGGGATAAAACACATAGTGATGCTGGGAAAGTTTGAACATAAACTCCTCTTCTCACACCTCTTGACGTTGGATGAGCTGGCCGTAAGGATACTACGAAAATCTCCCGATAAAAGACCTCAGACCCTCATAAAGACCATGATGCAGGAACTGGAAAGTATGGGTTTTCAGTTCTTGGACCCACGCCCCTATCTGGAAGACATACTGGCGCCCTCCGGTGTCATTAACAGGGTAAGGCCTTCTGATTCCGCCATGGAAGACGGTCTCTTTGGTATGCCCATAGCCAAGGCACTGGCTGACATGGATGTAGGCCAAACAATAGTGGTGAAGGAAAAAAGTGTGGTGAGTGTAGAGGCCATGGAGGGCACTCAGGAAACTATCGAACGTGCCGGGAGAATAGGGGGAAAGGGGTGTAGGGTCATAAAGGTGGCCAGAAAAAACCAGGACTTTAGGATAGATGTGCCCACGGTAGGACCTCAGACATTGGAGCTTATGAGAAAGATAAAGGCGGATGCCCTCTTTTTGGAAGCCAATAAGGTTTATATGGTAGATAAAGAGAAGATGCTACGACTTGCCGACAAGTGGGGTATAGCTATCTACGGCTTGTGA
- a CDS encoding CDP-alcohol phosphatidyltransferase family protein, which yields MSPLLVTSIRFFLTFPTVYLVVEDHRLLAGLCILLAAVSDWYDGEKARKTGQNTPLGSLMDPFVDKVFVLMVLSAFLYMGEVSLWAYLLLLLRELSMSFLRGIASQYGVSMTPSYLGKTKTLFEFLTLLSLVLYPSVSDLLLWIAIFFAYASAVEYLRRFVK from the coding sequence ATGTCTCCTCTCCTGGTGACCAGTATCAGGTTCTTTCTCACCTTCCCTACCGTGTACTTGGTGGTGGAAGATCACCGACTTTTGGCAGGTTTGTGCATACTTTTAGCTGCCGTCAGCGATTGGTACGACGGTGAAAAGGCCCGCAAGACAGGACAAAACACCCCTCTCGGATCCCTCATGGATCCCTTCGTAGATAAGGTTTTTGTTTTAATGGTTCTGTCAGCTTTTCTGTACATGGGGGAGGTATCTCTGTGGGCTTATCTGCTGCTACTGCTGCGTGAACTGAGCATGTCCTTCCTCAGAGGTATAGCTTCCCAGTATGGTGTAAGCATGACACCCTCTTATCTGGGCAAGACCAAGACCCTCTTTGAGTTTCTGACCCTCCTGTCCTTGGTCCTTTACCCTTCTGTCTCTGATCTCCTCCTCTGGATAGCCATCTTTTTTGCCTACGCTTCCGCCGTAGAGTACCTACGGCGTTTTGTAAAATAG